Proteins from one Streptomyces roseifaciens genomic window:
- a CDS encoding histidine phosphatase family protein, which produces MITTELVFIRHGEAQCNVDGVVGGPATCTGLTTRGQAQVTLAAARLAAEHRSTPFTALFTGPRLRLRQTGEILGQALGLPVGTHPGLDGPVHGAADGKPWTEVKTAAGGAPHVHPDQPWAEGSDTWNGYLQRAGAFLRNLIAAHEGDRLLFAAHGETVIAAHTLLLGLGPGTDAGFAVSHASISRWQHHLNRLGQHRWLLKVHNDAAHLAGPAAEPAP; this is translated from the coding sequence ATGATCACCACCGAACTCGTCTTCATCCGGCACGGCGAGGCCCAGTGCAACGTCGACGGCGTCGTCGGCGGGCCCGCGACCTGCACCGGACTCACCACCCGCGGCCAGGCCCAGGTGACCCTGGCGGCTGCCCGGCTGGCCGCCGAGCACCGAAGCACCCCGTTCACCGCGCTCTTCACGGGCCCCCGGCTCCGGCTCCGCCAGACCGGCGAGATCCTCGGCCAGGCCCTCGGCCTACCGGTTGGCACCCACCCTGGCCTCGACGGTCCCGTCCACGGCGCAGCCGACGGCAAACCTTGGACCGAGGTGAAAACCGCCGCCGGAGGCGCGCCGCACGTCCACCCTGACCAGCCGTGGGCGGAGGGATCCGACACCTGGAACGGCTACCTGCAACGGGCCGGTGCCTTTCTCCGCAACCTCATCGCCGCGCACGAAGGCGACCGCCTCCTGTTCGCCGCGCACGGCGAGACCGTGATCGCCGCCCACACCCTGCTGCTCGGTCTCGGCCCAGGCACCGATGCCGGCTTCGCCGTCTCCCACGCATCGATCAGCCGGTGGCAGCACCACCTCAACCGGCTCGGCCAGCACCGGTGGCTGCTGAAGGTTCACAACGACGCCGCGCACCTCGCCGGGCCGGCGGCGGAGCCCGCGCCATGA
- a CDS encoding phosphotransferase yields the protein MTSARFTKNYASARQAAAASRHYHWLAAHARPLLQPALMATAPTSLTFAWIDGRHAEPHDLPRLAGMLGDAHGAAWTSDLHRASLAVPCTSRDGAFFPDYVACREVALRKRLEQGHLPDSSVLDMLLALLEETAEGPVAFYKDSNPRNFLITTEGTIFTVDTDDLTLAPFGYDLAKLITTLIMTHGPIEPPGVEQALDLYNEAASRHNTRLAAIDLQRLHAFLALHVHLTAPYAGRNGYRFGVPGFGGST from the coding sequence ATGACCTCTGCCCGGTTCACCAAGAACTACGCCAGCGCCAGGCAGGCGGCCGCAGCCTCCCGGCACTACCACTGGCTCGCCGCGCACGCCCGGCCGCTCTTGCAGCCGGCGCTCATGGCCACCGCCCCGACCAGCCTGACGTTCGCATGGATAGATGGCCGGCATGCCGAGCCGCACGACCTGCCGCGACTGGCCGGCATGCTGGGCGATGCCCACGGCGCCGCCTGGACCAGCGACCTGCACCGCGCCTCACTCGCCGTGCCGTGCACCTCCCGCGACGGCGCCTTCTTCCCCGACTACGTCGCCTGCCGCGAGGTCGCCCTGCGCAAGCGGCTGGAACAGGGCCACCTGCCCGACTCATCGGTTCTGGACATGCTGCTCGCGCTCTTGGAAGAGACCGCTGAAGGGCCCGTCGCCTTCTACAAGGACAGCAACCCGCGGAACTTCCTGATCACCACCGAGGGCACGATCTTCACGGTCGACACCGACGACCTCACGCTCGCCCCCTTCGGATACGACCTGGCCAAGCTGATCACCACGCTGATCATGACGCACGGCCCGATCGAACCGCCCGGCGTCGAACAGGCCCTGGACCTCTACAACGAGGCCGCCTCCCGTCACAACACCCGGCTGGCCGCCATCGATCTCCAGCGCCTTCATGCCTTTCTCGCCCTCCACGTGCACCTGACCGCCCCGTACGCCGGACGCAACGGCTATCGCTTCGGCGTCCCCGGATTCGGAGGCTCAACATGA
- a CDS encoding class I SAM-dependent methyltransferase has translation MITNPFLDPGRQHDLYGRAARLTRRTGALLRAKTSGRPVPEVIVRSLTEHHGEGAPPLGLVVDIGCGRGTTTRVLAEQLRPTSLVGVDLAPALLADARDRVGRQREVRAEFVQADFHQLPLADGSAGAVVAAFCLYHSPQPERALAEIARVLAGDGLAVLVTKSLNSYREMDALIAAAGLDPRAEQHESLYAAAHSGNLVGLTGTSLEVIKTEHEEHRFTFGGLDHAAEYLATNPKYHLSPGLYGNPSALAEALHEALPEQPITTSSVITYVVARHRGGQP, from the coding sequence GTGATCACCAACCCGTTTCTCGACCCCGGACGGCAACACGATCTGTACGGTCGAGCTGCCCGGCTGACCCGCCGGACCGGCGCCCTCCTGCGCGCAAAGACCTCCGGTCGGCCGGTACCCGAGGTCATCGTCCGCAGCCTCACGGAGCACCACGGCGAGGGCGCACCGCCGCTTGGGCTGGTGGTGGACATCGGTTGCGGGCGCGGCACCACTACCCGGGTCCTGGCCGAGCAGCTCCGGCCGACGAGCCTGGTCGGCGTCGACCTGGCCCCGGCGCTCCTGGCCGACGCGCGCGATCGGGTGGGAAGGCAGCGCGAGGTTCGTGCGGAGTTCGTCCAGGCGGACTTCCACCAGCTGCCGCTGGCCGACGGTTCAGCCGGGGCGGTGGTGGCCGCGTTCTGCCTCTACCACTCGCCGCAGCCCGAGCGGGCCCTCGCCGAGATCGCTCGCGTGCTGGCTGGTGACGGGCTCGCCGTCCTGGTCACCAAATCGCTCAACAGCTACCGAGAGATGGACGCCCTTATCGCCGCCGCCGGGCTCGATCCGCGCGCCGAGCAACACGAGAGCCTCTACGCCGCCGCCCACAGCGGCAACCTCGTGGGCCTGACGGGCACCTCCCTGGAAGTGATCAAGACCGAGCACGAGGAGCACCGGTTCACGTTCGGCGGCCTCGATCACGCGGCGGAGTACCTCGCCACGAACCCGAAATACCACCTCTCCCCCGGCCTCTACGGCAACCCGAGCGCACTGGCCGAGGCGCTCCACGAAGCGCTCCCCGAACAGCCGATCACCACCAGCTCCGTCATCACCTACGTAGTGGCCCGGCACCGGGGAGGTCAGCCATGA
- a CDS encoding topology modulation protein → MKKVAVVGCGGSGKSHIARELGALLGAPVTHLDAAFYDDDWNELPMAEFAEVQRNLVAEPAWVIDGNYNSTLQIRLEACDTVVFMDVSTPAALWGIVSRQIRHGAGHQGNGVHNRIHWGVIKYVATYRRKMRPRVMAKIEQFAAGHATVVLLTSRRHTRRWLRQIAAEHS, encoded by the coding sequence ATGAAGAAAGTCGCTGTCGTCGGCTGCGGAGGCAGCGGCAAGTCGCACATCGCCCGCGAGCTCGGCGCCCTGCTCGGCGCGCCGGTGACGCACCTGGATGCCGCGTTCTACGACGACGACTGGAACGAGCTGCCCATGGCGGAGTTCGCCGAGGTGCAGCGGAATCTCGTCGCCGAGCCGGCCTGGGTGATCGACGGCAACTACAACTCCACGCTCCAAATCCGGCTCGAAGCCTGCGACACGGTCGTCTTCATGGATGTCTCCACGCCGGCCGCCCTGTGGGGGATCGTCTCCCGGCAAATCCGGCACGGCGCCGGTCACCAGGGCAACGGGGTACACAACCGCATCCACTGGGGCGTGATCAAGTACGTCGCGACGTACCGGCGCAAGATGCGGCCCCGCGTCATGGCCAAGATCGAGCAGTTCGCCGCCGGTCACGCCACCGTGGTTCTGCTGACCAGCCGACGCCACACGCGGCGCTGGCTCCGACAGATCGCCGCCGAGCACAGCTGA
- a CDS encoding glycosyltransferase family protein — translation MKIGYSFWGFLGNGITDTPDGGRSHRRPLIDALLTRGHHIVFLQADRDRLEAGDAVGSRYTFDAGFPDIDVLFLEWRWPIEGRNTTICGTSGHTCDLHRQSELLLHYTTHRRVPTVIWDKDRQLRPDSIWRRCSTVAVCEAALEPTPGAHTLLFPLDEELLAQADPNTLAMKPREVPLAYVGNQYDRNEAFDRFFAPAASCFEHRVGGKWTQTGRWPHVTFLGRIPFTEVANLYGDALTTVLLLPERYAAAGQMTQRIFEAVLAGCLPLAPSGIRHVERFVPDELVVRSGGHVVRKITDLKKITGTRRHAELISACLARLELFGLSRQMDALEAVLDSVASTPAGACRGAAR, via the coding sequence ATGAAGATCGGATACAGCTTCTGGGGCTTCCTCGGCAACGGCATCACCGACACCCCCGACGGAGGCCGCAGCCACCGCCGTCCCCTGATCGATGCCCTCCTCACGCGCGGCCACCACATCGTCTTCCTGCAGGCCGACCGCGACCGGCTCGAAGCTGGCGACGCCGTCGGCAGCCGTTACACCTTCGACGCCGGGTTCCCCGACATCGACGTCCTGTTCCTCGAGTGGCGCTGGCCCATCGAAGGGCGCAACACGACCATCTGCGGAACCTCGGGTCACACCTGTGATCTGCACCGCCAGTCCGAGCTGCTGCTGCACTACACCACGCACCGTCGCGTGCCCACGGTGATCTGGGACAAGGACCGCCAGCTGCGACCGGACAGCATCTGGCGACGCTGCTCCACGGTCGCGGTGTGCGAGGCCGCCCTGGAGCCCACCCCCGGCGCCCACACGCTCCTGTTCCCCCTCGACGAGGAGTTGCTCGCCCAGGCCGATCCGAACACCCTGGCGATGAAGCCCCGCGAGGTGCCGCTGGCCTACGTGGGCAACCAGTACGACCGCAACGAAGCCTTCGACCGCTTCTTCGCCCCGGCCGCCTCCTGCTTCGAGCACCGGGTCGGCGGCAAGTGGACCCAGACCGGTCGCTGGCCGCACGTCACCTTTCTCGGACGGATCCCTTTCACAGAAGTCGCCAACCTGTACGGTGACGCACTGACCACCGTCCTGCTGCTGCCCGAGCGGTACGCCGCGGCGGGCCAGATGACGCAGCGGATCTTCGAGGCCGTGCTGGCAGGCTGCCTGCCGCTGGCCCCGTCCGGCATCCGGCACGTCGAGCGGTTCGTACCCGACGAGCTGGTGGTCCGGTCGGGCGGCCACGTGGTCCGCAAGATCACTGACCTGAAGAAGATCACCGGCACCCGCCGACACGCGGAACTGATCTCCGCCTGCCTCGCCCGCCTTGAGCTCTTCGGTCTGAGCCGCCAGATGGACGCGCTGGAAGCCGTCCTCGACTCGGTCGCCAGCACCCCGGCGGGTGCCTGCAGAGGAGCGGCCCGATGA
- a CDS encoding carbamoyltransferase, with product MDQVPGVILGLCSFTHDSAAALLVNGELVGFVEEERLSGQKHTREYPQHAIVWLLGRAGLAPTDVDAVAYNFRPARYLAEVPATARLLLSSATRSRALPRATGFAKVAVRTQRRLQYLRREFPRARVVPVLHHRAHQLIAFAASGWTEAAVLVVDSLGERQTTTVAHGHHAERPCVRSLEEIRDPASLGYVYGAVTEHLGWRRGNEEGTVMALAALGDAARFRPVFARALRTTATGFVVDPAYFPPRVLHSGYPRISPLFITDTCPPRNPGEQRQQVHQDLAAALQERTEQVMLHLARRAHRVTGSRRLCVGGGVATNCVGIGRIVEEGIFDEVFVPPAPGDAGTAIGAAIAVHADTGSRQPLEGVARACYLGPSYPQPRPVLTRWPGLKQKPLGAEAAEFLADQLAHGMIVGLFQGRVEAGPRALGNRSILASPLENGVVERLNATVKFREPFRPFAPITLAERAGEFFTLGQDAPYMSMASQVTAKAREQIPAVVHANGTSRLQTVTAQQNLFMHDVLQAFGRRTGVPVLINTSLNVKGKPICGTPEMALDCLATSGLDALLLEGRWITK from the coding sequence ATGGATCAGGTACCCGGCGTCATCCTCGGCCTGTGCTCCTTCACACACGACTCGGCCGCAGCCCTCCTGGTGAACGGCGAGCTGGTCGGCTTCGTCGAAGAGGAACGCCTCTCCGGGCAGAAGCACACGCGGGAATACCCCCAACACGCCATCGTCTGGCTCCTCGGCCGGGCCGGCCTCGCGCCGACCGACGTGGACGCCGTCGCGTACAACTTCCGGCCCGCCCGCTACTTGGCCGAGGTCCCCGCCACGGCGCGGCTGCTGCTGTCGAGTGCAACCCGTTCGCGGGCCCTGCCGCGCGCCACCGGGTTCGCCAAGGTCGCCGTACGCACCCAGCGCCGCCTCCAATACCTGCGGAGGGAGTTCCCCCGCGCGCGGGTCGTCCCCGTGCTGCATCACCGCGCCCACCAGCTGATCGCCTTCGCGGCCTCGGGATGGACCGAGGCGGCTGTCCTCGTCGTGGACAGCCTCGGGGAACGGCAGACCACCACCGTCGCACACGGCCACCACGCCGAACGCCCGTGCGTCCGCTCCCTGGAGGAGATCCGAGACCCAGCCTCTCTCGGCTACGTGTACGGGGCCGTCACCGAACATCTCGGCTGGCGACGCGGCAACGAGGAGGGCACCGTGATGGCGCTCGCGGCTCTCGGCGACGCCGCCCGGTTCCGACCCGTTTTCGCCCGCGCGCTCCGCACCACCGCCACCGGCTTCGTCGTGGACCCGGCCTACTTTCCCCCACGCGTCCTCCACTCCGGCTACCCCCGGATCTCGCCCCTCTTCATCACCGACACCTGCCCACCGCGAAACCCAGGAGAGCAGCGTCAGCAGGTCCACCAGGACCTCGCCGCAGCGCTCCAGGAACGCACCGAGCAGGTCATGCTCCACCTGGCCCGCCGTGCTCACCGGGTCACCGGGTCGCGGAGGCTGTGCGTGGGCGGAGGCGTGGCCACGAACTGCGTCGGCATCGGGCGGATCGTCGAGGAAGGGATCTTCGATGAGGTCTTCGTCCCGCCCGCGCCGGGCGACGCCGGCACGGCGATCGGCGCCGCGATCGCCGTGCACGCGGACACCGGCAGCCGGCAGCCTCTCGAAGGGGTCGCTCGCGCCTGCTACCTCGGGCCGTCCTACCCACAGCCCCGTCCGGTCCTCACCCGGTGGCCGGGCCTGAAGCAGAAGCCCCTAGGCGCAGAGGCCGCGGAATTCCTCGCCGACCAGCTGGCCCACGGGATGATCGTCGGTCTGTTCCAGGGACGCGTCGAGGCCGGCCCCCGTGCCTTGGGAAACCGGTCAATCCTTGCCTCACCTCTGGAGAACGGCGTCGTGGAACGGCTCAACGCCACGGTGAAGTTCCGGGAGCCGTTCCGCCCGTTCGCCCCTATCACCCTCGCCGAGAGGGCCGGGGAGTTCTTCACCCTCGGCCAGGACGCCCCGTACATGTCGATGGCCTCCCAGGTCACTGCCAAGGCCCGCGAGCAGATCCCCGCCGTCGTCCACGCCAATGGAACGTCCCGGCTCCAGACCGTCACCGCGCAGCAGAACCTCTTCATGCACGACGTTCTCCAGGCGTTCGGGCGCCGCACCGGCGTCCCCGTACTGATCAACACGTCGCTCAACGTCAAGGGCAAGCCCATCTGCGGGACTCCGGAGATGGCACTCGACTGCCTCGCGACTTCCGGGCTGGACGCGCTGCTCCTGGAAGGCCGGTGGATCACCAAATGA
- a CDS encoding thymidylate synthase, producing MTHLTADSIAELFVGAVTLAKNGDKVSPRGMATREVLNVTMRLTQPRARLLCAPPARIINPAFAVAETVWYLSGTDAPWIHEFNGRLRHYADDGVLQGAYGPRMRNWAGRIDQLHRVVEILKDDPDSRRALIQLYDPARDAAGHKDVPCTLGFRFHLRAGRLHMTTSMRGQDVWTGMPYDLFFYTTLHELVAGWLDAELGEYHHQVGSLHIYEHDIEQAAGLTDVNASQVMPTLATPWEGFDKLLSHVEAGDETGHPTWDAIATTMRSYRLWKHGARQEAQHIATTVDGPLGEALIHWYDELNRRASVSVPPVAEG from the coding sequence ATGACGCATCTGACCGCCGACAGCATCGCCGAACTCTTCGTTGGAGCCGTGACATTGGCCAAGAACGGCGACAAAGTCAGCCCTCGTGGCATGGCCACCCGCGAGGTCCTCAACGTCACCATGCGGCTGACCCAGCCCAGGGCGCGGCTGCTGTGCGCTCCGCCGGCCCGGATCATCAACCCGGCCTTCGCCGTGGCCGAGACGGTCTGGTACCTGTCCGGCACCGATGCCCCGTGGATCCACGAATTCAACGGACGGCTGCGCCACTACGCCGACGACGGCGTTCTCCAGGGCGCGTACGGGCCCCGGATGCGCAACTGGGCCGGGAGGATCGACCAGCTCCACAGGGTCGTCGAGATCCTCAAGGACGACCCCGACTCCCGCCGGGCCCTGATCCAGCTCTACGACCCGGCACGGGATGCCGCCGGCCACAAGGACGTCCCGTGCACCCTCGGCTTCCGCTTCCACCTGCGCGCCGGCCGCCTGCACATGACAACGAGCATGCGCGGCCAGGACGTGTGGACCGGCATGCCATACGACCTGTTCTTCTACACCACGCTGCACGAACTGGTCGCCGGATGGCTGGACGCCGAACTCGGGGAGTACCACCACCAGGTCGGCTCCCTGCACATCTACGAACATGACATCGAGCAAGCCGCCGGCCTGACCGACGTCAACGCGAGCCAGGTCATGCCCACCCTCGCCACCCCATGGGAGGGCTTCGACAAACTGCTCAGCCACGTCGAAGCCGGAGACGAGACCGGACATCCCACCTGGGACGCCATAGCCACAACGATGCGCAGCTACCGCCTGTGGAAGCACGGGGCACGCCAGGAGGCGCAGCACATCGCCACGACCGTCGACGGACCGCTCGGCGAGGCGCTGATCCACTGGTACGACGAGCTGAACCGCCGCGCCAGCGTCTCCGTCCCGCCCGTAGCGGAAGGGTAA
- a CDS encoding HAD family hydrolase, producing the protein MTSTPCSAIQSSHTHPAHCGAQRSLLLDLDGVLLDTRPVMQEAWHAVQQHHGIDLPFEQYEQHLGRPFNDIMRRLAVTDVEAVHQTYSEASKAFAHLARPFEGVEEVLHTLVARGWLLSVVTSKPLDRAAPLLAQLGCPFGSVRAAGGPGRGKPAPDPLLLALVDLCADPAQATFVGDMAVDHEAAQRAGVAYVHAAWGYGSPGTPVPPTAHAPHDLLQILGEGRHSGPFLEGSLL; encoded by the coding sequence ATGACCTCAACGCCTTGCTCCGCGATACAGAGCTCCCACACCCATCCGGCACACTGCGGCGCACAGCGCTCGCTGCTCCTTGACCTCGACGGGGTCCTGCTCGACACACGGCCGGTGATGCAGGAGGCATGGCACGCGGTCCAGCAGCACCACGGCATCGACTTGCCGTTCGAGCAGTACGAACAGCACTTGGGCCGCCCGTTCAACGACATCATGAGGCGTCTGGCCGTGACCGATGTCGAGGCGGTGCATCAGACGTACTCGGAGGCATCGAAGGCCTTCGCCCATCTGGCCCGGCCGTTCGAGGGGGTGGAGGAAGTACTCCACACCCTCGTCGCCCGCGGATGGCTGCTCAGTGTCGTCACGTCCAAGCCACTGGATCGTGCGGCCCCTCTGCTGGCGCAGCTCGGGTGCCCGTTCGGCTCGGTTCGCGCAGCCGGCGGTCCTGGCCGCGGCAAGCCGGCCCCCGACCCCCTGCTGCTCGCGCTCGTCGATCTCTGTGCTGATCCGGCGCAAGCCACTTTCGTGGGCGATATGGCGGTTGACCATGAAGCCGCGCAGCGGGCTGGAGTTGCCTACGTCCACGCGGCCTGGGGCTACGGCTCCCCCGGTACCCCGGTACCTCCAACGGCGCATGCTCCGCACGATCTCCTGCAGATCCTCGGTGAGGGCCGACACTCGGGCCCCTTCCTCGAAGGAAGCCTGCTGTGA
- a CDS encoding DUF6415 family natural product biosynthesis protein, with protein MRSLKIVGRRLRATCRGVPQVRPDEYPIDIDGIMGTVRATLDRLPPAANVDHLLLRLRGHIQLLLPEVETKDWAQYGQGDQIRHVAASMRDRLNNEPKSGPTVVRCVYAQELACICRDLLALANEEAEQLHLAAVS; from the coding sequence ATGAGGTCCCTCAAGATCGTCGGCCGCCGCCTGCGCGCCACCTGCCGGGGAGTCCCTCAGGTCAGACCGGACGAGTACCCCATCGACATCGACGGCATCATGGGCACGGTCCGCGCCACCCTCGACAGGCTGCCGCCGGCCGCCAACGTCGATCACTTGCTGCTGCGCCTACGTGGCCACATCCAGCTGCTCCTGCCCGAGGTCGAGACCAAGGACTGGGCGCAGTACGGCCAGGGCGACCAGATCCGTCACGTGGCCGCTTCCATGCGGGACAGGCTGAACAACGAGCCGAAATCCGGGCCCACGGTCGTGCGCTGTGTGTACGCCCAGGAACTGGCCTGCATCTGTCGCGACCTCCTCGCACTCGCCAACGAAGAAGCCGAGCAGCTCCACTTGGCGGCCGTGTCATGA
- a CDS encoding TauD/TfdA family dioxygenase — translation MREAKLFSAHFVDIQSPRVEEVVRERLRDSGMITLGGFSSRTAVRDFASRIMDIAPHRDSDPDGLTTIRDTRRHTHLAGYGGFGNGELAPHTERSGVPEPPRLMLLVCGTPAYVGGECLLTDGRAVYTDIAARRRDAIVALSKPRTAFFGGGDGHPTQVLTEHPDGRVSVRLRLDGLARFSPIVQSYLPDLRSALTTYQIRLPLAASQGYLLDNERWFHARATFTGPRLCWRVLGDPHVPLLKGFSPASPFTTTPTTACPVTVL, via the coding sequence ATGCGCGAGGCCAAGCTGTTCTCGGCCCACTTCGTCGACATCCAGTCGCCGCGGGTCGAAGAGGTGGTCCGGGAACGGTTACGCGACTCCGGGATGATCACCCTCGGCGGTTTCTCCTCCCGCACCGCCGTCCGCGACTTCGCTTCCAGGATCATGGACATCGCCCCGCACCGGGACAGCGACCCCGACGGACTCACCACCATCCGCGACACCCGCCGCCACACGCACCTTGCCGGATACGGGGGTTTCGGCAACGGCGAGCTGGCCCCGCACACCGAACGCTCCGGAGTTCCCGAGCCGCCCCGTCTCATGCTGCTGGTCTGTGGCACCCCCGCCTACGTCGGCGGAGAGTGCCTGCTGACCGACGGCCGCGCGGTGTACACCGACATCGCGGCACGCCGCCGCGACGCGATCGTGGCACTGAGCAAACCGCGCACCGCATTCTTCGGCGGCGGCGACGGACACCCGACTCAAGTGCTCACCGAACACCCCGACGGCCGGGTGTCCGTACGGCTTCGGCTCGACGGCCTCGCCCGCTTTAGCCCCATCGTGCAGAGCTACCTGCCCGACCTCCGAAGCGCGCTCACCACCTACCAGATCCGCCTGCCGCTGGCCGCCAGCCAGGGCTACCTGCTCGACAACGAACGCTGGTTCCACGCCCGCGCCACCTTCACCGGCCCCCGCCTGTGCTGGCGCGTCCTCGGCGATCCCCACGTCCCCCTCCTCAAAGGCTTCTCCCCCGCCTCTCCGTTCACGACTACGCCGACCACGGCCTGCCCGGTGACCGTGCTATGA
- a CDS encoding NUDIX hydrolase produces the protein MTYTPPTWPVSVKAVALDIHQRVLLLKNERQEWELPGGRLEQADDSPETTVERELLEETGWEVKAGPIIDGGVWIYEPIPGRRVLIVTYGCTVLTPDRTPVISHEHKEIGLFTADEVPGLNMPDGYKRAIATWYGQRQS, from the coding sequence ATGACCTACACGCCCCCGACCTGGCCCGTCTCCGTCAAAGCCGTCGCCCTCGACATCCACCAGCGCGTACTGCTGCTGAAGAACGAGAGGCAGGAGTGGGAACTGCCCGGCGGCCGCCTCGAGCAGGCAGACGACAGTCCGGAGACGACGGTCGAGCGGGAGCTGCTGGAGGAGACCGGCTGGGAGGTGAAGGCCGGGCCGATCATCGACGGTGGCGTGTGGATCTACGAGCCGATCCCTGGCCGGCGGGTCCTGATCGTGACCTACGGCTGCACCGTGCTCACCCCGGACCGGACGCCGGTCATCAGCCACGAGCACAAGGAGATCGGCCTCTTCACGGCCGACGAGGTGCCAGGGCTGAACATGCCGGACGGCTACAAGCGGGCGATTGCCACCTGGTACGGGCAGCGGCAGAGCTGA
- a CDS encoding helix-turn-helix domain-containing protein yields MLPAPRPAARHVVWHWATPQAEAVLATRDLGTILRFHRAVHRLNQTELGEILGYDKTYVSALELGKRSLDDVGSRRRVAEHLGLPPHVLGVTDVADTDHRAMLQFGASTVRLAEIARQTGHASEAVAELWPLVARLEARVEDGHSERDVVRLLAHARVGLGVALGNVLPEERLATAARWTARSLEAARHLGNDPALLSGILRMHGNELRKAGLRGAAVERLRHAAAIASTTDGRVAVLPLLARAAGALGDRTLFDAVMHETDGLLDRAVHTSLFNPYSLHEIRLRGLLATGRAPAAIRLVEDRPTLTTTVAPQWRVIELVTVAQVLLLGGDSTGAAETLDAAVGEAVVQRLPHQLQRIIRAAGQRLPDTRAAADEALGRMRQEMAA; encoded by the coding sequence ATGCTTCCGGCGCCACGGCCGGCCGCCCGCCATGTGGTGTGGCACTGGGCGACCCCGCAGGCCGAGGCCGTCCTCGCCACGCGCGACCTGGGGACGATCCTGAGGTTCCACCGGGCCGTGCACCGGCTCAACCAGACCGAACTCGGCGAGATCCTGGGCTACGACAAGACGTACGTCTCCGCCCTGGAACTGGGCAAACGCTCGCTGGACGACGTCGGCTCCCGACGCCGCGTCGCGGAACACCTCGGCCTCCCGCCGCACGTCCTCGGCGTGACCGACGTCGCCGACACCGACCACCGGGCCATGCTCCAGTTCGGCGCGTCCACCGTCCGGCTCGCCGAGATCGCCCGCCAGACCGGCCATGCCTCCGAAGCCGTCGCCGAACTGTGGCCGCTTGTCGCCCGCCTCGAAGCCCGCGTCGAAGACGGACACAGCGAACGCGATGTCGTCCGCCTGCTGGCCCACGCCCGCGTCGGACTCGGCGTCGCCCTCGGTAATGTGCTCCCCGAAGAGCGCCTGGCCACCGCGGCCCGCTGGACCGCCCGCAGCCTGGAAGCGGCCCGCCACCTCGGCAACGACCCGGCCTTGCTCTCCGGCATCCTGCGCATGCACGGCAACGAACTGCGCAAGGCCGGACTCCGCGGCGCCGCCGTCGAACGCCTCCGCCATGCCGCCGCCATCGCGTCCACGACCGACGGCCGTGTCGCCGTCCTGCCGCTCCTGGCCCGCGCCGCCGGCGCTCTTGGCGACCGCACGCTGTTCGACGCGGTGATGCACGAGACCGACGGTCTTCTCGACCGTGCCGTGCACACCTCGTTGTTCAACCCCTACTCGCTCCACGAGATCCGCCTGCGCGGCCTCCTGGCGACGGGCCGTGCACCAGCGGCCATAAGGCTGGTCGAGGATCGACCGACGCTGACGACCACGGTCGCGCCGCAGTGGCGGGTGATCGAGCTGGTCACCGTTGCCCAGGTCCTGCTGCTCGGCGGCGACAGCACCGGGGCCGCCGAGACCCTGGACGCGGCGGTGGGCGAAGCGGTGGTGCAGCGGCTGCCGCACCAGTTGCAGCGCATCATCCGCGCCGCCGGCCAGCGGCTGCCGGACACCCGGGCCGCGGCCGACGAGGCGCTGGGCCGGATGCGACAGGAGATGGCCGCGTAG
- a CDS encoding GNAT family N-acetyltransferase, protein MPHLTFARHTPDAARKIIDELTDVYAKVYDVPPYIGDPFFSVATFVERLTAAFDMKGFEVVTAHLDDGTLVGYVHGVTLTTDRPWWASLTDTLPADAKDAAQAGDMFWLRELMVLPQHTNNGIGRALHNEMISGRAEPWTTLTCIIDNEPARSAYPRWGYEVIGRIKHAPESPVYDAMILRPDVVPS, encoded by the coding sequence ATGCCCCACCTCACGTTCGCCCGGCACACCCCCGACGCCGCTCGAAAGATCATCGACGAACTGACCGACGTTTACGCAAAGGTCTACGACGTGCCTCCGTACATCGGCGACCCCTTCTTCTCCGTCGCCACTTTCGTCGAGCGACTCACTGCCGCATTCGACATGAAGGGCTTCGAAGTCGTCACCGCGCACCTCGACGACGGCACCCTCGTCGGCTACGTCCATGGCGTCACGCTCACCACCGACCGGCCTTGGTGGGCCTCCCTTACCGACACGCTTCCCGCGGACGCGAAGGACGCCGCACAGGCTGGCGACATGTTCTGGCTACGCGAGCTGATGGTCCTCCCACAACACACCAACAACGGCATCGGCCGAGCTCTCCACAACGAAATGATCAGCGGCCGCGCGGAACCCTGGACAACCCTGACCTGCATCATCGACAACGAGCCCGCCCGCAGTGCCTACCCCCGGTGGGGGTACGAGGTCATCGGCCGCATCAAACACGCTCCCGAGTCTCCCGTCTACGACGCCATGATCCTTCGCCCTGACGTCGTGCCTTCCTGA